A single window of Salvelinus namaycush isolate Seneca chromosome 11, SaNama_1.0, whole genome shotgun sequence DNA harbors:
- the LOC120055681 gene encoding C-C motif chemokine 4-like produces the protein MAQIRAPVIVLLVLLAVGLFTTEASAAKQARRRRGCCQSYTGGEIPFGVIVGYTLQNDIEICRIPAIIFHTKKGKDLCADPSQSWVIQHVNRLGDKAVHIRKSQS, from the exons ATGGCCCAGATCAGAGCCCCTGTTATTGTGCTGCTCGTGCTCCTGGCTGTGGGGCTGTTCACTACTGAGGCTTCTGCAGCTAAACAAG CACGTCGTAGAAGAGGCTGCTGTCAAAGCTATACTGGTGGGGAAATACCTTTTGGAGTTATCGTAGGCTATACCCTACAGAATGATATTGAAATCTGCAGAATCCCTGCCATCAT ATTCCACACTAAAAAGGGGAAAGATTTGTGTGCAGACCCTTCCCAGAGCTGGGTGATCCAACATGTCAACCGACTGGG GGACAAGGCGGTTCACATCAGGAAATCACAGTCCTAA